Proteins encoded within one genomic window of Rhizobium favelukesii:
- a CDS encoding AraC family transcriptional regulator yields the protein MTDPLAEVVTLLQPSAPLSKLVSGAGAWRVHRLESGQPFYCMVLEGSSRLTIEGQEPIELRESDFVLIPAAYGFTMSSLEPETSGGIDPFGVRQMAGEVRHGNPDGPPNARLLVGHFAFGSPDAPLLVSLLPQFIHVHGEARFATIVQLVGDEARALRPARDMILAHLMEVLLVEALRSTAGTKAPPGLLRGLADTRLAAAIRLMHENPTRDWTVEQLAKGAALSRSAFFERFRRAMGVAPMEYLLSWRMALAKNLLRRNEGGMKEIADRVGYGSASAFSVAFTRFVGVAPTRYLQEVAPS from the coding sequence ATGACCGATCCTCTCGCAGAAGTAGTGACACTGCTGCAGCCGAGCGCGCCGCTGTCGAAGCTCGTCAGCGGCGCGGGTGCCTGGCGCGTCCATCGTTTGGAATCGGGTCAGCCGTTCTACTGCATGGTACTGGAAGGGTCTTCTCGTCTCACTATCGAGGGACAGGAGCCGATCGAGCTTCGCGAGAGCGATTTTGTCCTCATCCCGGCGGCCTATGGTTTCACCATGTCGAGCCTTGAACCGGAGACATCGGGCGGCATCGATCCATTCGGCGTTAGGCAAATGGCCGGTGAAGTAAGGCATGGCAATCCCGACGGGCCGCCCAATGCCCGGTTATTGGTCGGCCATTTCGCATTCGGCTCGCCGGATGCGCCCTTACTGGTATCGCTGCTTCCGCAGTTCATTCATGTTCACGGCGAGGCGAGGTTCGCCACCATCGTTCAACTGGTCGGCGACGAAGCGCGTGCATTACGGCCCGCGCGGGATATGATCCTCGCACATTTGATGGAGGTCCTGCTCGTCGAGGCTCTCCGCTCGACGGCTGGCACCAAGGCCCCGCCCGGTCTCTTGCGCGGGCTGGCAGACACGCGGCTAGCTGCTGCAATTCGCCTTATGCACGAAAATCCCACGAGAGACTGGACCGTCGAGCAACTGGCGAAAGGGGCCGCGCTTTCTCGCTCGGCCTTTTTCGAGCGATTTCGCCGCGCCATGGGCGTCGCCCCCATGGAGTACCTGCTCTCGTGGCGGATGGCGCTGGCCAAGAACCTTCTACGGCGAAACGAAGGTGGCATGAAGGAAATCGCCGATCGCGTCGGCTATGGTTCGGCCAGTGCCTTCAGCGTCGCGTTCACGCGCTTTGTCGGAGTGGCGCCGACGC
- a CDS encoding SDR family oxidoreductase produces the protein MKTVLITGCSSGFGLEIARCFLDRAWKVIATMRTPREDILPSSENLRILALDVTEPESIRRAIEDAGPIDMLVNNAGIGWLNALEGTSMDTLRHIFETNTLGTMAMTQAVLPQFRQRKGGIIVNVTSSVTLKPLPLLSVYTASKAAVNAFTEVLALELAAFDIRAHLVIPGRAPETRFSETARSSVHSRGGFPEAYSGLVQSVFAGWEQQRSSAATRPLDVAEAVWRAATEPFSPLRIPAGADAVALAG, from the coding sequence ATGAAAACTGTTCTCATCACCGGTTGCTCGTCCGGATTCGGCCTGGAAATCGCCAGATGCTTTCTCGATCGCGCTTGGAAGGTTATCGCGACCATGCGCACGCCGCGCGAGGACATCTTGCCTTCCTCCGAGAACCTGAGGATACTGGCTCTCGACGTTACCGAACCCGAAAGCATTCGCCGCGCCATCGAAGATGCCGGCCCAATCGACATGCTGGTCAACAATGCGGGGATCGGCTGGCTGAATGCCCTCGAAGGCACCTCAATGGATACCCTGCGCCACATCTTCGAGACGAACACACTCGGCACGATGGCGATGACGCAAGCGGTACTGCCCCAGTTCCGGCAGCGCAAGGGCGGCATCATCGTGAACGTGACATCGAGCGTGACCTTGAAGCCGCTTCCGTTGCTCTCCGTTTACACCGCCAGCAAGGCGGCCGTGAACGCCTTCACCGAAGTGCTCGCACTGGAACTCGCCGCCTTCGATATACGCGCGCACCTCGTGATACCGGGACGGGCTCCTGAGACTCGCTTCAGCGAGACTGCGCGGTCGAGTGTCCATAGCCGGGGCGGCTTCCCCGAGGCATATTCTGGCCTGGTGCAGAGCGTTTTTGCAGGATGGGAGCAGCAGCGATCATCCGCCGCCACGCGGCCCTTGGACGTCGCCGAAGCCGTATGGCGCGCCGCGACCGAGCCGTTCAGCCCGCTGCGCATTCCCGCGGGCGCTGATGCAGTGGCATTGGCGGGTTAG